One genomic window of Hippopotamus amphibius kiboko isolate mHipAmp2 chromosome 10, mHipAmp2.hap2, whole genome shotgun sequence includes the following:
- the LOC130830429 gene encoding keratin-associated protein 13-2-like gives MSYRCCSRNFSSHSLGGYLRCPGSSNPSNLVYSTDLCCPSSCHLGSSLYSGCYEPIRCLTPCVVSHPCQTSCYRPRTSTLYSPCWTTYARSLGSRSSRGCSLGYGSRSCYSLSFGSHGFRPLGYRVYGSPSLNHRSGYCHPSYFTSRSCQ, from the coding sequence ATGTCCTACCGCTGCTGCTCAAGAAACTTCTCCTCCCACTCCCTTGGAGGATATCTGCGCTGTCCAGGCTCTTCCAACCCCAGCAACCTAGTCTACAGCACTGACCTCTGCTGTCCCAGCTCCTGTCATCTGGGATCCTCTCTCTACAGTGGCTGCTATGAGCCCATCAGGTGCCTCACACCCTGTGTGGTGTCCCATCCCTGCCAGACATCCTGCTACCGCCCAAGGACCTCCACGCTCTACAGTCCCTGCTGGACAACTTATGCTAGATCTCTGGGTTCCAGGTCGAGCAGAGGCTGCTCCCTGGGCTATGGATCCAGAAGCTGCTACTCACTGAGCTTTGGATCCCATGGCTTCAGACCCCTGGGTTATAGAGTCTATGGCTCCCCTTCACTGAACCACAGATCCGGATACTGCCATCCTTCCTACTTCACCTCTAGGAGTTGCCAATAA
- the LOC130829892 gene encoding LOW QUALITY PROTEIN: keratin-associated protein 23-1 (The sequence of the model RefSeq protein was modified relative to this genomic sequence to represent the inferred CDS: inserted 1 base in 1 codon), whose protein sequence is MPYNCCSGNFSCSLGGYQCYPGFSCGSSYPSNLVYSTDXLLSQHLACWLLFLQSGGLL, encoded by the exons ATGCCCTACAACTGCTGCTCTGGCAACTTCTCCTGCTCCCTTGGAGGCTACCAGTGCTACCCAGGCTTCTCCTGTGGCTCTTCCTACCCCAGCAACCTGGTCTACAGCACTG ATCTGCTCTCCCAACACCTGGCATGTTGGCTCCTCTTTCTACAGTCAGGAGGCTTGCTGTAA